A DNA window from Ipomoea triloba cultivar NCNSP0323 chromosome 10, ASM357664v1 contains the following coding sequences:
- the LOC116032657 gene encoding probable receptor-like protein kinase At1g11050, translating to METGERICREMEMKMKKKNCGFLIFSILGFLCSFLGPVSSETCPLDLGYVLEIPWSKSACRNFPDPSSDNTTVGEDHCCQTLLSVYGLALAKHLKKTNLFQLPNIETSISCLHDYQTKLSSLGLSSNLTSLCFDPVQFVVTNACASIESTQDWVKKLGPSTPLDSACKPDLNDLTSCDDCVKAGFRVQAELIGIDGNKSHSTMCFYFTVVYAAGIVNQFGPESSSAMQCILSIPLDSSNDSGNKKHLAVVFGLIGASVAVLGMGLLLGLYFWWDRKKKRNRDREMEEMGSRSTPRMRPNTTMWFKIRDLERATDGFSSKNFLGRGGFGVVYKGTLGDGSVVAVKRIMESDFERKDEFCNEVEIISNLKHRNLVPLRGCCVTDENETEDRENHRYLVYDYMPNGNLDDHLFLKNQIGASKPPLSWPQRRSIILDVAKGLAYLHYGVKPAIYHRDIKATNILLDADMRARVADFGLAKQSREGQSHLTTRVAGTHGYLAPEYALYGQLTEKSDVYSFGVVVLEIMCGRKALDFTSPSPRGFLITDWAWSFVKSGKIHEALDPSLLKGGDSSSVSNPRAIMERFLLVGILCAHVMVALRPTILDALKILEGDIEVPEIPDRPAHLGHPSFYGGDGSTTNTTFTISPALSVLQLPTADMLR from the coding sequence ATGGAAACAGGAGAAAGAATTTGCAGGGAGAtggagatgaagatgaagaagaagaattgtgGGTTCTTGATTTTTTCTATTTTGGGTTTTCTTTGTTCATTTTTGGGTCCAGTTTCATCTGAGACATGTCCTCTGGATCTTGGCTATGTTCTTGAAATCCCATGGTCAAAATCTGCCTGCAGAAATTTCCCAGATCCAAGCTCTGATAACACCACAGTAGGGGAAGATCATTGCTGCCAAACCCTTCTCTCTGTCTATGGTCTAGCCCTAGCAAAACACCTCAAAAAAACCAATCTTTTCCAGTTACCCAATATAGAAACTTCCATTTCTTGCCTCCATGACTACCAAACCAAGCTCAGTTCTTTGGGGCTGTCTTCCAATCTCACCTCTCTCTGCTTTGACCCTGTCCAGTTTGTGGTCACAAATGCCTGTGCCTCCATTGAATCAACCCAAGATTGGGTTAAGAAGCTTGGGCCTTCTACACCTCTGGACTCTGCCTGTAAGCCTGACCTCAATGATTTGACCTCATGTGATGATTGTGTAAAAGCAGGGTTCAGAGTTCAAGCTGAGTTGATAGGGATTGATGGTAATAAGTCTCACTCTACAATGTGTTTTTACTTTACTGTTGTGTATGCTGCTGGGATTGTTAATCAGTTTGGGCCTGAAAGTAGTAGTGCTATGCAATGTATACTAAGCATTCCTCTTGATTCCAGTAATGATTCTGGGAATAAGAAGCATTTGGCTGTAGTTTTTGGATTGATAGGAGCTAGTGTTGCAGTTTTAGGGATGGGATTACTGCTAGGACTGTATTTCTGGTGGGATAGGAAAAAGAAGAGGAATAGAGATAGGGAAATGGAGGAAATGGGGTCTCGGTCTACGCCTAGAATGAGGCCTAACACGACTATGTGGTTCAAGATTCGTGATCTTGAAAGGGCGACGGATGGGTTTTCGTCGAAAAATTTCTTGGGGAGAGGTGGATTTGGGGTTGTTTACAAGGGGACTTTAGGTGATGGGAGTGTTGTTGCTGTCAAGAGGATCATGGAGTCTGATTTTGAGAGGAAAGACGAGTTTTGCAACGAGGTTGAGATCATTAGCAACCTGAAGCATAGGAATCTCGTGCCACTTCGAGGGTGCTGTGTAACGGATGAAAATGAAACCGAGGATAGGGAGAACCATCGGTACCTGGTTTATGACTATATGCCGAATGGTAATCTTGATGATCATTTGTTTCTGAAGAATCAAATTGGAGCGAGTAAACCGCCTTTGAGTTGGCCTCAGAGAAGAAGCATAATCTTGGATGTGGCAAAAGGGCTGGCTTATCTGCATTATGGAGTAAAGCCGGCCATATATCACAGAGATATTAAGGCCACAAATATACTGTTAGATGCTGATATGAGGGCGAGAGTTGCAGACTTTGGGTTGGCGAAGCAAAGCAGAGAAGGGCAGTCTCATCTCACGACTAGGGTTGCAGGAACACACGGGTACTTAGCTCCCGAGTATGCACTTTATGGGCAGTTGACCGAGAAGAGTGATGTGTATAGCTTTGGGGTCGTTGTTCTAGAGATAATGTGTGGGAGAAAGGCTCTTGATTTCACTTCTCCATCGCCTCGGGGATTCCTTATCACAGATTGGGCATGGTCATTTGTCAAATCCGGGAAGATTCACGAAGCACTTGATCCATCCTTGTTGAAAGGCGGGGATTCTTCAAGTGTTTCAAACCCAAGGGCGATAATGGAGAGATTTCTACTAGTTGGAATATTATGCGCCCATGTTATGGTAGCTCTAAGGCCTACTATCTTAGATGCACTGAAGATATTGGAAGGAGACATCGAGGTTCCTGAAATCCCCGACAGACCAGCACATCTCGGTCATCCCTCGTTCTATGGTGGAGATGGCAGCACTACTAATACTACTTTTACTATATCACCAGCATTGAGTGTCCTGCAACTGCCTACTGCAGACATGCTCAGGTAA
- the LOC116032658 gene encoding dnaJ homolog subfamily B member 1-like has product MGDHHPKSPRTTNFHNILGISRTATLVDICKAYKCLVRKWHPDRNSLNRDEAQAKFTSINEAYRALSMKKREEAGGGSSDGEEQMTPKNSEQKSPKISDLEEDDQEFVISSPTLLSRTTSRIAPEVSRKMSQSASRRSRTATRQDFYTHLQRTTSTSCGGNTSSSMPTTPTGEPSLQSILTGKKTSTPIIYSQSIARRKPQPVEMKLECTLEELCHGRVKVAKITREVISSSGLIVREEEYVTIVVQPGWKKGTRITFEGKGDERPGMLPADVIFTIEEKIHPVFKREGDDLELGVEIPLVQALTGCTITVPLLGDESMTLELDDIIYPGYEMTIPGQGMPKPKDLEGQGMPKPKDLEGQRGDLLLKFLVEFPTDLSDEQRAEAARILQDCS; this is encoded by the exons ATGGGAGATCATCATCCGAAATCGCCGAGGACAACAAATTTTCACAACATCCTTGGGATCTCCAGGACCGCAACACTTGTCGACATTTGCAAAGCGTACAAATGCCTTGTTCGGAAATGGCATCCTGATCGGAATAGCCTCAACAGGGATGAAGCTCAGGCCAAGTTCACCTCCATTAATGAAGCCTATAGG gCTCTTAGTatgaaaaagagagaagaagcaGGCGGTGGCTCGTCGGACGGGGAAGAGCAAATGACACCGAAAAACTCGGAGCAGAAATCGCCGAAAATATCGGATCTAGAGGAGGATGATCAAGAGTTCGTGATTTCCAGCCCCACGCTCCTGTCACGCACCACCAGCCGAATCGCGCCGGAAGTTAGCCGGAAAATGTCGCAGAGCGCCAGCCGGAGGAGCAGGACGGCGACGCGGCAGGATTTTTATACGCATCTACAGAGAACGACGTCGACATCTTGCGGAGGAAACACATCTTCGTCGATGCCTACTACCCCGACGGGGGAGCCGAGCCTTCAGTCCATTTTAACTGGCAAAAAAACTAGCACGCCGATTATCTACTCGCAGTCGATTGCTCGGAGAAAACCGCAGCCGGTGGAGATGAAGCTGGAGTGCACGCTGGAGGAGCTGTGCCATGGACGAGTTAAGGTGGCTAAGATTACAAGAGAGGTCATTTCAAGCTCTGG GCTAATTGTTCGAGAGGAGGAGTATGTAACAATAGTAGTGCAGCCAGGGTGGAAAAAGGGGACAAGGATTACATTTGAAGGGAAGGGAGATGAGAGGCCAGGCATGCTCCCAGCCGATGTAATCTTCACGATTGAAGAAAAGATACACCCTGTGTTCAAGAGGGAAGGTGATGATTTAGAGCTAGGAGTTGAGATCCCTTTAGTGCAAGCTCTCACCGGCTGCACAATAACAGTGCCCTTATTGGGAGATGAGAGCATGACTCTGGAATTggatgacatcatttatcctgGATATGAAATGACTATCCCTGGCCAAGGCATGCCTAAACCCAAGGATCTTGAAGGCCAAGGCATGCCTAAACCCAAGGATCTTGAAGGCCAGAGAGGAGACCTTCTGCTCAAGTTTCTGGTCGAGTTTCCTACAGATTTGAGTGATGAACAGAGAGCAGAAGCTGCAAGAATACTACAAGATTGTTCCTGA